One genomic window of Panicum hallii strain FIL2 chromosome 6, PHallii_v3.1, whole genome shotgun sequence includes the following:
- the LOC112896849 gene encoding auxin-induced protein 15A-like has protein sequence MGAGGKLQQLMARLHLARGGVPRGHFAVYVGEARARFVVPTAILKQPSFVALLESAEEELGLDHHCHPGGLTIPCCSERDFATLVRSLG, from the coding sequence ATGGGCGCCGGCGGCAAGCTGCAGCAGCTGATGGCGCGGCTGCacctggcgaggggcggcgtgCCGCGGGGGCACTTCGCGGTGTACGTGGGCGAGGCGCGGGCGCGGTTCGTGGTGCCGACGGCGATCCTGAAGCAGCCGTCGTTCGTGGCGCTGCTGGAGAGCGCGGAGGAGGAGTTGGGGCTCGACCACCACTGCCACCCCGGCGGCCTCACCATCCCGTGCTGCTCCGAGCGCGACTTCGCCACGCTCGTCCGCAGCCTCGGCTAA
- the LOC112896173 gene encoding probable adenylate kinase 7, mitochondrial, with the protein MAGLLRLAARSLSRRELPPAPAHRGLAASAAALADDYWSDWEDEEEEARRARASAPLAGTDPAGGAPRGVQWVVMGRPGPQKHAHAARLAEVLAVPYISMGTLVRQELNPASQLYKKIANSVNEGRLVPEDIIFGLLTKRLEEGYNKGETGFILDGIPRTRMQAEILDEIVDIDLVLNFKCADDCFMKKWSRGDICSHCGQLFDISKSASTNCSPCVGSYTWHSQVEPASVLGLEDSRLERMRTYAKQTKQLEDYYKQQRKIVELKTSARPGETWQGLVAALHLQHLDAPPTPHKLTV; encoded by the exons ATGGCCGGCCTCCTGCGGCTCGCCGCCCGATCCCTCTCCCGCCGCGAGCTCCCCCCGGCCCCGGCCCACCGGGGCCTcgcggcctcggcggcggccCTGGCGGACGACTACTGGTCCGACtgggaggacgaggaggaggaggcgcgccgcgcgcgggccTCGGCGCCGCTCGCGGGGACCGACCCCGCCGGCGGGGCGCCCCGGGGCGTGCAGTGGGTGGTGATGGGCCGCCCGGGCCCGCAGAAGcacgcccacgccgcgcgcctCGCGGAGGTGCTCGCCGTGCCCTACATCTCCATGGGGACGCTCGTCAGGCAGGAGCTCAACCCCGCCTCGCAGCTCTACAAGAAG ATAGCAAATTCGGTAAATGAAGGGAGGCTTGTGCCTGAGGACATCATATTTGGATTGCTGACAAAGCGGCTTGAGGAGGGATACAACAAGGGTGAAACTGGATTCATTCTTGATGGGATACCACGCACCCGTATGCAAGCT GAGATTCTTGATGAGATTGTCGACATTGATTTGGTTCTGAATTTCAAATGTGCTGATGACTGTTTCATGAAGAAGTGGTCAAGGGGTGATATATGTTCCCACTGTGGTCAGCTCTTTGATATCAGCAAATCAGCATCTACGAACTGTAGCCCCTGTGTTGGGAGCTATACATGGCATTCTCAGGTAGAGCCTGCAAGTGTTCTAGGCCTCGAAGACTCAAGGTTGGAGAGGATGCGTACTTATGCTAAGCAG ACCAAGCAACTTGAAGATTACTACAAGCAACAGAGAAAAATTGTGGAACTGAAGACATCGGCTCGCCCTGGGGAAACATGGCAGGGGCTTGTAGCCGCCCTGCACCTCCAGCATCTGGATGCACCCCCAACGCCACACAAACTCACCGTGTAA